GATTCCTGTGCAACTGTAATTGCGGAAAAGTATATAATGCAAAAAAGTATAAGGGTGCTTTTTTTCATTTTTCAAATTTATCATACACCAAACTGTCTCAAATGATGATCCAAATGTTTGTACATCATTTGTCCCCATTGTTCTTTGGTAAATTTTCCAAAAAAAGGGTGTGGATGATTACCCGCTTTCATTGGGCCTGCCGAATAAAATTTATCAACCAACGTTATCAATTGTTGTTTTTCCTCAGTAAAATTTCGCTGGTCTTTGATTATAAAATCAGGAGAGGTAGGTAAGCCCTGTTTCCAAACCTTATCGTTATACAATTGAGACTTGAACATAAAGCCAATAACTCTGCCCAGAATCATCCTGGGATAAGCAAGATCACTTAAAGGTATTTTAAAAGCTTCTATACAATGAGCCATCATTTGCGCCACATCCATTTTTCCCCATTGGCGAGG
The Ferruginibacter albus DNA segment above includes these coding regions:
- a CDS encoding DUF1569 domain-containing protein produces the protein MKSLFDNSTYTEIKERLNKLSEQSPRQWGKMDVAQMMAHCIEAFKIPLSDLAYPRMILGRVIGFMFKSQLYNDKVWKQGLPTSPDFIIKDQRNFTEEKQQLITLVDKFYSAGPMKAGNHPHPFFGKFTKEQWGQMMYKHLDHHLRQFGV